A section of the Spirosoma oryzicola genome encodes:
- a CDS encoding ABC transporter permease: protein MAQPPHNPLPPAWADRLLRLICPAELQEELLGDLHEQFKEHVAQLGESTAQRRYIWEVIRFCRPYFISRQLQLADLNPYSSLFFLRPSMLSSYLKIAWRNLWKHKLFSFINVFGLASGLTVCLLAMASIKGAFDLDSFHAHADRTYRILTDVVRLNNDVSPFATSPMPLAAALKKQYDFVDQVTRVVPTRNEFLGNHKRLTMKAYAVDTAFFQIFNYPLAKGLPPTQPNTVVLTPQTAGKFFGSGNPIGQTLYNPGLGTFTVTGVLAKPPTKSHLVFDMLMSWRVSDQSRAAYADWQPYTIGYTYVMLKPGTPLQSLEKVLPTVHSRATRDLQFKDIKGYSFRTQRLDHLSPSREELSLGTHEPSLAGLLVEFGVGLVTLLMAAFNYINLTLARSLSRAREVGIRKVAGALRSQLIGQFMAESVVLSLLALGLAFGLLEFIKPMAFVRQWLISGVQWDWTIWTAFILFSILAGLLAGIVPARILSGFEPARVLRSQTGLRTIRGISLRKSLIVLQFTISLIAMIGLLTMVRQMNYMATGDYGFRRDRILILPLSDVPVERLMNELDRVAGVERVGATSELLGSHGGMRQWVKRRRASQDSSVAFISSVNHQFVSTLNLTLLAGQNLPQATADTSGRLVVINEEAVKALRLGSPQEAVGQSVWLNDTTDVSIAGVVKDFHFTSFSLAVEPLVLRSIPSQYRYVNIGVAAGAEAAVLTDVQRIWKQLSPYQPFEGQWYEDFLRERHSHHEDTNFMWLLIGLAFSIACLGLLGMVTYNTQTRVKEVGIRKVLGAEVGQLVWLLSGDFVRLLLIAGVMALPLGYLAGYAFLVHFAYRVSIGVETLGLCLVVLLVLGSLTIGLRTYRAALMNPTDSLRSE, encoded by the coding sequence ATGGCCCAACCTCCCCATAACCCATTACCGCCCGCCTGGGCGGATCGGCTGCTCCGATTGATCTGTCCCGCCGAGCTACAGGAAGAACTACTCGGCGACTTGCATGAGCAGTTTAAAGAGCATGTGGCCCAGCTGGGTGAATCGACGGCTCAACGACGCTACATCTGGGAAGTCATTCGCTTCTGCCGACCCTATTTCATTAGCCGTCAACTGCAACTGGCCGATTTAAACCCGTATTCATCCTTGTTTTTTCTCCGTCCGAGTATGCTCAGCAGTTACCTCAAAATCGCCTGGCGAAATCTGTGGAAACACAAATTGTTTTCCTTCATTAACGTATTCGGACTGGCGTCAGGACTAACCGTTTGCCTATTAGCGATGGCCAGCATCAAAGGAGCCTTTGACCTTGACAGCTTCCACGCCCATGCCGACCGAACCTATCGGATTCTGACCGATGTCGTCCGTTTAAACAACGACGTATCGCCGTTTGCTACCTCACCGATGCCCCTGGCAGCCGCCCTGAAAAAACAGTATGACTTTGTGGACCAAGTTACCCGGGTTGTGCCTACCCGTAACGAGTTTTTGGGCAACCACAAACGGCTCACCATGAAAGCGTACGCGGTGGATACGGCGTTCTTCCAAATCTTCAATTACCCGCTGGCTAAAGGCCTGCCCCCTACCCAACCCAACACGGTCGTGCTGACACCCCAAACGGCCGGAAAGTTTTTCGGTTCCGGCAATCCGATCGGCCAAACGCTATACAACCCCGGGTTGGGAACCTTTACCGTAACGGGCGTGCTGGCTAAACCACCCACCAAATCCCACCTGGTATTCGATATGCTGATGTCATGGCGCGTGTCTGACCAATCCCGGGCGGCCTATGCCGACTGGCAGCCGTATACGATTGGGTATACCTATGTTATGCTGAAGCCCGGCACACCCCTCCAATCGCTCGAAAAAGTGCTTCCGACGGTGCACAGCCGGGCGACACGTGATTTACAGTTTAAAGACATCAAAGGCTATAGCTTTCGTACCCAGCGGCTCGATCACCTCTCCCCCAGTCGCGAAGAGTTGAGCTTGGGGACCCACGAACCCAGCTTGGCGGGGCTATTGGTCGAGTTTGGCGTAGGCTTAGTGACCTTGTTGATGGCCGCCTTCAACTACATTAATCTGACGCTGGCCCGCTCGCTGAGCCGCGCCCGCGAAGTGGGTATTAGAAAAGTAGCGGGGGCATTGCGTTCGCAATTGATTGGGCAGTTTATGGCCGAATCGGTCGTGTTGTCGCTGCTGGCGCTGGGGCTGGCCTTTGGCCTACTTGAATTCATCAAACCGATGGCTTTCGTTCGGCAATGGCTCATAAGTGGCGTCCAATGGGACTGGACGATCTGGACTGCGTTTATCCTGTTTAGTATTCTGGCCGGGTTACTGGCGGGTATTGTTCCGGCTCGGATCCTATCGGGTTTTGAACCGGCGCGGGTGTTACGCAGTCAGACCGGATTACGGACCATTCGCGGCATTTCGCTCCGTAAATCGCTGATTGTGCTTCAGTTTACGATCTCGCTGATCGCTATGATCGGCCTACTGACGATGGTACGTCAGATGAACTATATGGCCACGGGCGATTACGGCTTCCGACGGGATCGTATTCTCATCCTGCCTCTCAGCGATGTTCCTGTTGAGCGATTGATGAATGAACTGGACCGGGTGGCGGGCGTTGAGCGGGTCGGCGCCACGTCCGAACTTCTGGGTTCGCACGGGGGAATGAGGCAATGGGTAAAACGCAGGCGGGCGAGCCAGGATTCGTCGGTGGCCTTTATCTCATCGGTTAACCACCAGTTCGTATCTACCCTGAATCTGACGCTGCTGGCGGGTCAGAACCTGCCCCAAGCCACAGCCGATACCTCGGGACGACTGGTGGTGATCAACGAAGAAGCCGTTAAAGCCTTGCGGTTGGGCAGCCCCCAGGAAGCCGTTGGCCAATCGGTATGGCTCAACGACACTACGGACGTATCCATTGCGGGGGTGGTAAAAGATTTCCACTTTACGTCGTTTTCCTTGGCGGTCGAGCCGTTGGTACTCCGAAGTATACCCAGCCAGTATCGCTACGTCAATATCGGGGTAGCCGCCGGGGCCGAAGCCGCCGTGCTAACCGATGTTCAACGCATCTGGAAGCAGCTTAGCCCCTACCAACCGTTTGAGGGCCAGTGGTACGAGGATTTTCTGCGGGAACGCCATTCGCACCATGAGGATACCAACTTCATGTGGCTGTTGATTGGGCTGGCATTTTCCATTGCCTGTTTAGGTCTGCTGGGCATGGTGACTTACAACACCCAAACCCGGGTCAAAGAAGTGGGCATCCGTAAAGTACTGGGTGCTGAGGTTGGTCAGCTTGTCTGGTTACTGTCTGGCGATTTTGTGCGGCTGTTGCTCATCGCCGGTGTCATGGCGTTGCCGCTGGGTTATCTGGCGGGCTACGCCTTTCTGGTGCATTTTGCGTATCGCGTCAGTATCGGTGTTGAAACGCTCGGCCTTTGTCTGGTTGTCCTGCTGGTACTGGGCAGCCTGACGATTGGCCTGCGGACCTACCGGGCTGCGCTGATGAATCCCACCGATAGTTTACGTTCGGAATAA
- a CDS encoding NAD(P)-dependent oxidoreductase, translated as MTTDNQLTIAILGGAGKAGSPLVQQALAAGYAVRLLLRHPQAFNLAHERLEIVHGDVRDRACVHQLLEGTDALLSTLGHTKGEPTPMMTVATQTFVTSMEELGIRRCVVVTSLFVTGREALDQKTQEAADYMQQHFPLFMDNRRLEFEVLSGSSLDWTYVRVPLITQDPARGGVEVSLNHLPGQLITAVDLADFLLTQLTDQHYIGQAPFVASKR; from the coding sequence ATGACAACTGATAATCAATTAACGATTGCTATTCTGGGTGGGGCGGGTAAAGCGGGTAGCCCCTTGGTCCAACAAGCGCTGGCCGCCGGTTATGCTGTCCGGCTTCTGCTACGCCACCCTCAAGCGTTTAATCTAGCCCATGAACGGCTCGAGATTGTTCATGGTGATGTTCGTGATCGGGCTTGTGTCCACCAACTGCTGGAAGGCACTGACGCTTTGTTAAGTACACTGGGTCACACCAAAGGAGAGCCTACACCCATGATGACGGTTGCGACTCAGACGTTCGTCACCAGTATGGAAGAGCTGGGTATTCGTCGTTGTGTGGTGGTCACTAGTCTGTTTGTGACAGGCCGTGAAGCGTTGGACCAGAAGACCCAAGAAGCCGCTGATTATATGCAACAGCATTTTCCGTTGTTTATGGATAACCGTCGGTTAGAGTTTGAGGTACTCTCCGGAAGCTCACTGGATTGGACGTATGTACGGGTCCCTCTGATTACCCAGGACCCCGCTAGAGGTGGCGTTGAGGTAAGTCTTAATCATCTACCCGGTCAACTGATTACGGCCGTTGATTTAGCCGACTTTCTATTAACTCAGCTTACCGACCAGCATTACATTGGGCAAGCCCCTTTTGTCGCCAGTAAACGGTAA
- a CDS encoding serine hydrolase domain-containing protein: MSTHNPFFLTAYFDVFAQAKSVDSSVQAYVKEHQFSGTLVVQQKGKLIYQNSFGVANRSFDIPIQQHTRFRIASITKLFTSVIVMQLVQEGKLDLNQPIHTYLPSLTDEKSFQIKVHHLLNHSYGIDNIENRGIENIQNSYTTDELLLKYYNNPLKYSPGTHFEYNNGDFLMLGKIVEQVCHQSYPEVLAERILVPLQLKETGILIDQRVIKQLASTYSLNPKTNQLYNDIPYYIENFFTAGAMYSTVNYVLTFANALFANKLLKPATLALLLTSSPQLDSYGYGLWVRKYSVEGKTYTIAERPGRIAGANALLSYLQEEDLTIVSLSNTNTTNHEHFHNEIRKSLGIRVW; encoded by the coding sequence GTGTCTACTCATAATCCTTTTTTCTTAACAGCGTATTTTGACGTGTTTGCACAAGCTAAATCTGTAGATAGCTCAGTACAAGCTTATGTAAAAGAACACCAATTTAGCGGCACCTTGGTGGTTCAACAAAAAGGTAAACTTATCTATCAAAACTCGTTCGGCGTAGCCAACCGCTCATTTGATATTCCTATTCAACAACATACTCGCTTTCGGATTGCTTCAATTACCAAGCTGTTTACCTCGGTAATCGTTATGCAACTCGTTCAAGAGGGCAAATTAGACTTAAACCAGCCAATTCATACCTATTTGCCTAGCCTGACGGATGAAAAGTCATTTCAGATCAAGGTCCACCATCTGTTGAATCATAGCTACGGAATCGACAACATTGAGAACCGGGGGATTGAGAACATACAAAATTCCTACACCACTGATGAGTTGCTTTTGAAGTACTACAACAATCCATTAAAATATAGTCCAGGCACTCATTTTGAGTATAACAATGGAGACTTTCTAATGCTGGGAAAGATTGTCGAGCAGGTTTGTCATCAATCGTATCCCGAGGTACTGGCTGAGCGAATTTTAGTCCCACTACAGTTAAAAGAAACTGGTATTTTGATTGATCAGCGAGTCATTAAACAGCTAGCCAGCACCTACTCGTTAAACCCTAAAACCAACCAGCTCTATAACGATATTCCCTATTATATCGAAAACTTTTTCACCGCCGGAGCAATGTATTCGACGGTAAACTATGTGCTGACGTTTGCGAATGCCTTATTTGCTAACAAGCTGTTAAAACCCGCTACGTTGGCCTTGCTCTTGACTAGCTCACCGCAGCTTGATAGTTATGGGTATGGGTTGTGGGTTAGAAAATATTCTGTTGAGGGTAAGACCTATACCATAGCCGAACGCCCCGGTCGCATCGCAGGCGCGAATGCTCTGTTATCTTATCTGCAAGAGGAAGATCTTACGATTGTGAGCCTAAGTAACACCAATACGACCAACCATGAACATTTTCACAATGAGATTAGGAAATCGTTGGGTATACGAGTCTGGTAG